From Streptomyces zhihengii, the proteins below share one genomic window:
- the recN gene encoding DNA repair protein RecN, whose product MRIRSLGVIDDAVVELSPGFTAVTGETGAGKTMVVTSLGLLLGGRADPALVRIGAKAAVVEGRVRVPAGSPAALRAEEAGAELEDGTLLVSRTVSAEGRSRAHLGGRSVPVGVLSELADELVAVHGQTDQQGLLRAARQREALDRYAGAAVAGPHTGYAAAYRRLRAVSAEVEELTTRARERAQEADLLRFGLDEIAAVEPRPGEDVELAAEAERLGHAEALASAASVAHAALAGNPEDLEAVDATTLVAGAGRALDAVRSHDQSLATLADRMGEISILLGDVAGELAGYADDLDADPLRLAAVEERRAALTGLTRKYGADIAAVLAWAEESAARLTELDGDDERIGELTAERDTLRGELAGLAQALTDARTEAADRFADAVTEELASLAMPHARVSFSVRQTEDPEGVEVGGRTVAYGPHGVDEVELLLAPHPGAPPRPIAKGASGGELSRVMLAVEVVFAGTDPVPTYLFDEVDAGVGGRAAVEIGRRLAKLARSAQVVVVTHLPQVAAFADRQLLVEKTDDGSVTRSGVTVLEGEDRVRELSRMLAGQEDSETARAHAEELLAAARADA is encoded by the coding sequence ATGCGGATACGGTCGCTCGGAGTCATCGACGACGCGGTCGTCGAGCTGTCGCCCGGGTTCACCGCGGTGACCGGTGAGACGGGCGCGGGCAAGACGATGGTCGTGACCAGCCTGGGGCTGCTGCTCGGCGGACGTGCCGACCCGGCCCTGGTGCGGATCGGCGCCAAGGCGGCGGTGGTGGAGGGGCGGGTCAGGGTGCCCGCCGGCTCCCCGGCCGCGCTGCGCGCCGAGGAGGCCGGGGCCGAGCTCGAGGACGGCACGCTGCTCGTCAGCCGGACGGTGTCGGCCGAGGGGCGCTCGCGCGCCCACCTCGGCGGGCGGTCGGTGCCCGTGGGCGTGCTGTCGGAGCTGGCGGACGAACTCGTCGCCGTGCACGGCCAGACCGACCAGCAGGGCCTGCTGCGGGCCGCCCGCCAGCGCGAGGCGCTGGACCGCTACGCGGGCGCCGCCGTCGCGGGCCCGCACACCGGGTACGCCGCCGCCTACCGGCGGCTGCGCGCGGTGTCGGCCGAGGTGGAGGAGCTGACCACCCGTGCCCGCGAGCGGGCCCAGGAGGCGGATCTGCTGCGCTTCGGCCTCGACGAGATCGCGGCCGTCGAGCCGCGGCCCGGCGAGGACGTCGAGCTGGCCGCAGAGGCGGAGCGGCTCGGCCACGCCGAGGCGCTGGCGTCCGCCGCGTCCGTCGCCCATGCCGCGCTCGCCGGCAATCCGGAGGACCTCGAAGCCGTCGACGCGACCACCCTGGTCGCCGGCGCGGGGCGCGCGCTGGACGCGGTGCGCTCCCACGACCAGTCGCTCGCGACGCTCGCCGACCGGATGGGCGAGATCTCCATCCTGCTCGGCGACGTGGCGGGCGAACTGGCCGGGTACGCCGACGACCTGGACGCCGATCCGCTGCGGCTGGCCGCCGTCGAGGAGCGGCGGGCCGCGCTGACGGGTCTGACCCGCAAGTACGGGGCGGACATCGCGGCCGTGCTCGCCTGGGCCGAGGAGAGCGCCGCCCGGCTCACCGAGCTGGACGGCGACGACGAGCGCATCGGGGAGCTGACCGCGGAGCGGGACACCCTGCGGGGCGAACTCGCCGGGCTGGCGCAGGCGCTGACGGACGCCCGCACCGAGGCGGCGGACCGGTTCGCGGACGCGGTGACCGAGGAGCTCGCCTCCCTCGCCATGCCGCACGCCCGGGTCTCGTTCTCGGTGCGCCAGACCGAGGACCCGGAGGGCGTCGAGGTCGGCGGCCGGACGGTCGCCTACGGCCCGCACGGCGTCGACGAGGTGGAACTGCTGCTCGCCCCGCACCCGGGGGCGCCGCCGCGGCCCATCGCCAAGGGCGCCTCGGGCGGTGAGCTGTCCCGGGTGATGCTGGCGGTCGAGGTGGTCTTCGCCGGGACCGACCCGGTGCCGACGTACCTCTTCGACGAGGTCGACGCCGGTGTCGGCGGCCGGGCCGCGGTCGAGATCGGCCGGCGGCTGGCGAAGCTGGCCAGGTCGGCACAGGTCGTGGTGGTCACCCACCTGCCCCAGGTGGCCGCGTTCGCGGACCGTCAGCTCCTGGTGGAGAAGACCGACGACGGCTCGGTGACCCGGTCCGG